The following proteins are encoded in a genomic region of Pyrus communis chromosome 11, drPyrComm1.1, whole genome shotgun sequence:
- the LOC137709347 gene encoding cinnamoyl-CoA reductase 1-like, with the protein MRADSSSVSGHDQTICVTGAGGFIASWMVKLLLERGYTVRGTLRNPHDPKNAHLRELEGAAERLTLCGADLLDYESLKEAINGCDGVFHTASPITDDPEQMVEPAVNGTKNVIHVAAETKVTRVVFTSSIGAVYMDPTRGPDVVVDESCWSDLEYCKNTKNWYCYGKAVAEQAAWVEAKEKGVDLVVVNPVLVLGPLLQSTVNASTIHILKYLTSSTQTYANSVQGYMHVRDVALAHILVYETPSASGRYICAESVLHRGDVVEILAKFFPKYPIPNKCKDNGKSRAESYKFTNQKLRDLGLELTPVKHTLYETVKSLQEKGHLPVPTKQEQDSIKIQS; encoded by the exons ATGCGTGCCGATAGCTCATCAGTTTCCGGCCACGACCAAACTATTTGTGTCACTGGAGCTGGAGGCTTCATTGCTTCTTGGATGGTGAAGCTATTGCTCGAAAGAGGCTATACTGTTAGAGGAACCTTGAGAAACCCAC ATGACCCAAAGAATGCTCATTTGAGAGAGCTTGAAGGAGCTGCAGAAAGACTAACTTTGTGCGGAGCTGATCTCCTTGATTATGAGAGCCTCAAAGAAGCCATTAACGGCTGTGATGGAGTTTTTCACACAGCATCACCTATCACGGATGATCCA GAACAAATGGTGGAGCCCGCGGTGAACGGAACCAAGAATGTGATTCACGTAGCGGCGGAAACCAAGGTGACACGGGTGGTTTTCACGTCGTCAATCGGTGCGGTGTACATGGACCCCACCAGGGGTCCTGATGTGGTAGTTGATGAGTCTTGTTGGAGTGATCTTGAATATTGCAAGAACACCAAG AACTGGTACTGCTATGGGAAAGCAGTGGCAGAGCAGGCAGCATGGGTTGAGGCCAAAGAGAAAGGGGTGGACTTGGTGGTGGTGAATCCAGTGCTGGTGCTCGGACCACTTCTGCAATCAACTGTCAACGCTAGCACCATTCACATCCTCAAGTACCTGACGAGCTCAACCCAGACATATGCCAATTCAGTTCAAGGTTACATGCATGTTAGGGACGTCGCACTGGCTCACATTCTGGTCTATGAGACACCCTCTGCCTCTGGCAGATATATTTGTGCTGAGAGTGTGCTCCACCGTGGCGACGTGGTGGAAATCCTGGCCAAATTCTTCCCGAAATACCCTATTCCCAACAA GTGTAAAGATAATGGGAAATCCAGAGCAGAATCATACAAGTTCACAAACCAGAAACTACGAGACTTAGGGTTGGAGTTGACCCCAGTCAAACATACCCTGTATGAAACTGTCAAGAGCTTGCAGGAGAAGGGCCACCTTCCAGTCCCTACAAAACAAGAACAAGATTCCATTAAAATTCAATCTTAA